A single Drosophila miranda strain MSH22 chromosome XR, D.miranda_PacBio2.1, whole genome shotgun sequence DNA region contains:
- the LOC108153334 gene encoding uncharacterized protein LOC108153334 isoform X5, translating into MGCVFEAAKEQPNNKKPQTRAASKQLRRNQCGARGATATTTRPGRASSTVRVVEGGETGGATTTTTPTPTTTLRPAEDIKIKDNYQQNHKTKTQTQTQTQTETTTEIVVETQTETANAKHLKAGTRVLLTIQQQQQQQQQQPQKNNKNPSQVAHKDKEEDDEDEDDELATTHGTTIVVDRAAAAAAAAAAAAAGIDIEATTKQNQTLCPNCLGHSPEISRERDRDRDEQQLHRQNRRRRRLHPDADATAVWGRIRPGLGSTAVVAATLAGISTLSLHEMLLHARAALATSLQWQVEQGQDDHELQEQELEGEDPRKQPLAYQPWRDTYASSGILPATMSAAIIANVSATAAATSAAAYQYLGQHYKHYSQSFSFYAASSVILMLCYLTSTSTAAATQSETGALDKHPIHGIDWSKFDESSSDKEILDLLLEKKRYDKRLLPPVNDEDFCCGLQSPDMATNQNPRRPHNRGTLTVNVNVLLLSLASPDESSLKYEVEFLLNQQWNDPRLQYGNKSHYDFLNALHHHDSIWTPDTYFIMHGDFKDPIIPMHFALRIFRNGTITYAMRRHLILSCQGSLHIFPFDDPKCSFSMESISYEESQIKYVWKNDEDTLRKSPSLTTLNAYLIKNQTTPCDQNSWRGNYSCLRVDLIFTRDRAFYFTTVFIPGIILVTSSFITFWLEWNAVPARSMIGNYSCLQVELTFTRDRAYYFTTVFIPGIILVTSSFITFWLEWNAVPARVMIGVTTMLNFFTTSNGFRSTLPVVSNLTAMNVWDGVCMCFIYASLLEFVCVNYVGRKRPLHNVVYRPGENPVTQDIIDREFHAALSSEKASAAATPGMSMAGTPAAGSSSAATPGTPRTVEAVEEFFGGGMRWQEAHGGIIGAAVQNIRARSIKRKAARSPSTSTSPTAATGGGGVTIEHIYEEPGGASGTASSTKVKFKDEQQEDQKEEQESTTSSLRRSVATSTPALVVRIEAETEAEQQQQGQEQDMEMLQLPQKPPRKKPSRSNSPASVYGECGGMMETPGEKRRDAGAPNEIVACTTCGGSNSPCTHSANNGCATETCFVQVRKKEPPHPIRVAKTIDVIARITFPTAYAIFLVFFFVHYKGFS; encoded by the exons ATGGGCTGCGTCTTTGAAGCAGCCAAAGAGCagcccaacaacaaaaaaccacAAACTAGAGCAGCCAGCAAGCAACTAAGAAGGAATCAATGCGGTGCCAGAGGAGCCACAGCGACAACAACACGACCAGGCAGGGCGTCCTCCACAGTCAGAGTCGTGGAGGGTGGAGAGACGGGCGGagcaacgacaacgacaacgccaacgccaacgaCCACATTGCGACCAGCTGAGGACATCAAAATCAAGGATAACTATCAACAAAATCATAAAACGAAAACGCAaacgcagacgcagacgcaaaccgaaacaacaacagaaattgtcgtcgaaacgcaaacagaaacagcaaacGCCAAACATCTAAAAGCGGGAACTCGAGTGCTTTTAACgatacaacagcaacaacagcaacaacagcagcagccccagaAGAACAACAAGAACCCCAGTCAAGTGGCGCACAAGGACAAAGAAGAggacgacgaggacgaggacgacgaGTTGGCGACGACACACGGGACGACCATTGTCGTCGatagagcagcagcagcagcagcagcagcagcggcagcggcagcaggaaTCGATATTGAGGCAACAACGAAGCAAAACCAAACACTCTGCCCCAATTGCTTAGGCCACAGCCCAGAGATAAGCAGAGAACGAGATCGCGATCGCGATGAGCAGCAGCTGCATCGTCAAAATCGTCGCCGGAGACGGCTACATCCGGATGCGGATGCGACGGCAGTTTGGGGCCGGATTCGGCCAGGCCTTGGCTCCACCGCAGTGGTTGCTGCCACGCTGGCTGGCATTTCAACGCTCTCCCTGCACGAGATGCTGCTGCATGCGAGAGCTGCCCTAGCGACCTCGCTGCAGTGGCAGGTGGAGCAGGGGCAGGACGACCACGAgctgcaggagcaggagctggaaGGGGAGGATCCACGCAAGCAACCACTAGCCTACCAGCCGTGGCGGGACACATATGCATCCTCCGGCATTCTGCCCGCCACAATGTCAGCCGCAATCATAGCCAATGTCAGTGCAACGGCCGCCGCCACATCGGCGGCCGCCTACCAGTATCTGGGGCAGCACTACAAGCACTATAGCCAATCGTTCAGCTTCTATGCCGCCTCCAGTGTCATCCTGATGCTCTGCTATCTGACCAGCACATCCACGGCCGCTGCCACACAGTCGGAGACGGGTGCCCTCGACAAGCATCCCAT TCATGGCATCGATTGGTCGAA ATTCGACGAGTCCAGTTCGGATAAGGAGATATTAGATTTACTGCTTGAGAAGAAGCGCTACGACAAACGATTACTGCCGCCTGTAAATG ATGAAGACTTTTGCTGTGGTTTACAATCGCCCGATATGGCAACAAATCAAAATCCACGGAGACCCCACAATCGCG GCACCCTGACGGTCAACGTGAATGTGCTGCTCCTGAGCTTAGCATCACCCGATGAAAGCAGCTTG AAATATGAGGTGGAATTCCTATTGAACCAGCAGTGGAACGATCCACGACTGCAATATGGCAATAAGTCTCATTATGACTTCTTAAATGCTCTGCATCATCATGATAGCATCTGGACGCCGGATACGTATTTCATTATGCATGGCGATTTCAAGGATCCCATCATACCAATGCATTTCGCTTTAAGAATATTTCGGAACGGGACCATTACGTACGCAATGAG ACGACATCTGATTTTATCCTGTCAGGGCAGCCTACACATATTTCCATTCGATGATCCCAAGTGCTCCTTCTCCATGGAAAGCA TTTCTTACGAGGAGTCACAGATCAAGTATGTTTGGAAAAACGATGAGGATACTCTGCGGAAAAGTCCATCGCTGACCACATTGAATGCGTACTTGATTAAGAATCAAACAACGCCCTGCGATCAGAACAGCTGGAGAG GGAACTACAGCTGTCTTAGGGTCGATTTAATTTTTACCAGAGATCGTGCATTCTATTTCACCACCGTTTTTATACCTGGCATTATATTGGTGACGTCGTCCTTTATAACATTCTGGCTAGAATGGAATGCCGTGCCAGCTAGATCGATGATAG GTAATTACAGTTGCCTACAGGTCGAGTTGACATTTACCCGTGATCGTGCGTATTATTTCACAACCGTTTTCATACCTGGCATTATATTGGTCACCTCGTCGTTTATCACATTTTGGCTGGAATGGAATGCAGTCCCAGCCCGGGTTATGATCG GCGTGACAACCATGTTGAATTTCTTCACTACCTCCAACGGTTTCCGGAGCACTCTGCCGGTCGTCTCCAATCTAACGGCGATGAACGTCTGGGACGGGGTCTGCATGTGCTTCATCTACGCCTCCTTGCTGGAGTTCGTGTGCGTCAATTATGTGGGCCGCAAGCGGCCGCTGCACAACGTCGTCTATCGGCCGGGCGAGAATCCCGTAACACAg GATATAATCGATCGAGAATTTCATGCTGCTTTGTCCTCCGAAAAGGCCAGCGCCGCAGCCACACCGGGCATGTCGATGGCGGGCACCCCGGCTGCCGGCTCCTCGTCGGCGGCCACGCCCGGCACGCCGCGCACTGTGGAGGCTGTGGAGGAGTTCTTCGGCGGCGGCATGCGCTGGCAGGAGGCGCATGGCGGCATCATTGGGGCGGCAGTGCAAAACATACGCGCTCGATCCATCAAGCGGAAGGCGGCTAGGAgtccatccacatccacatcgcCAACGGCCGCCACTGGTGGGGGTGGAGTGACCATCGAGCATATCTATGAGGAGCCTGGTGGAGCCAGTGGCACAGCTAGCTCTACTAAGGTCAAGTTCAAGGATGAGCAGCAGGAGGATcagaaggaggagcaggagagcACCACATCCTCGCTGCGTCGGTCGGTGGCCACCAGCACCCCGGCTCTGGTGGTGCGCATCGAGGCGGAGACTGAggcggagcagcagcagcaggggcaggaaCAGGATATGGaaatgttgcagttgccgcaGAAGCCACCACGCAAGAAGCCATCCCGCTCCAATTCCCCAGCCTCGGTTTATGGCGAATGCGGTGGCATGATGGAAACT ccc GGCGAGAAGAGGCGCGATGCTGGCGCTCCGAATGAGATTGTGGCCTGCACCACCTGCGGCGGCAGCAACAGTCCGTGCACCCATTCTGCAAACAATGGATGTGCCACAGAG ACATGCTTCGTCCAGGTGCGCAAAAAGGAGCCACCGCATCCGATACGAGTGGCCAAGACAATCGATGTCATCGCTAGAATTACATTTCCAACTGCTTATGCCATTTTTCTGGTATTCTTCTTTGTACACTACAAAGGATTCTCGTAA
- the LOC108153334 gene encoding uncharacterized protein LOC108153334 isoform X6, whose amino-acid sequence MGCVFEAAKEQPNNKKPQTRAASKQLRRNQCGARGATATTTRPGRASSTVRVVEGGETGGATTTTTPTPTTTLRPAEDIKIKDNYQQNHKTKTQTQTQTQTETTTEIVVETQTETANAKHLKAGTRVLLTIQQQQQQQQQQPQKNNKNPSQVAHKDKEEDDEDEDDELATTHGTTIVVDRAAAAAAAAAAAAAGIDIEATTKQNQTLCPNCLGHSPEISRERDRDRDEQQLHRQNRRRRRLHPDADATAVWGRIRPGLGSTAVVAATLAGISTLSLHEMLLHARAALATSLQWQVEQGQDDHELQEQELEGEDPRKQPLAYQPWRDTYASSGILPATMSAAIIANVSATAAATSAAAYQYLGQHYKHYSQSFSFYAASSVILMLCYLTSTSTAAATQSETGALDKHPIHGIDWSKFDESSSDKEILDLLLEKKRYDKRLLPPVNGTLTVNVNVLLLSLASPDESSLKYEVEFLLNQQWNDPRLQYGNKSHYDFLNALHHHDSIWTPDTYFIMHGDFKDPIIPMHFALRIFRNGTITYAMRRHLILSCQGSLHIFPFDDPKCSFSMESISYEESQIKYVWKNDEDTLRKSPSLTTLNAYLIKNQTTPCDQNSWRGNYSCLRVDLIFTRDRAFYFTTVFIPGIILVTSSFITFWLEWNAVPARSMIGNYSCLQVELTFTRDRAYYFTTVFIPGIILVTSSFITFWLEWNAVPARVMIGVTTMLNFFTTSNGFRSTLPVVSNLTAMNVWDGVCMCFIYASLLEFVCVNYVGRKRPLHNVVYRPGENPVTQRLPAVLSRIGVILASPLDIIDREFHAALSSEKASAAATPGMSMAGTPAAGSSSAATPGTPRTVEAVEEFFGGGMRWQEAHGGIIGAAVQNIRARSIKRKAARSPSTSTSPTAATGGGGVTIEHIYEEPGGASGTASSTKVKFKDEQQEDQKEEQESTTSSLRRSVATSTPALVVRIEAETEAEQQQQGQEQDMEMLQLPQKPPRKKPSRSNSPASVYGECGGMMETPGEKRRDAGAPNEIVACTTCGGSNSPCTHSANNGCATETCFVQVRKKEPPHPIRVAKTIDVIARITFPTAYAIFLVFFFVHYKGFS is encoded by the exons ATGGGCTGCGTCTTTGAAGCAGCCAAAGAGCagcccaacaacaaaaaaccacAAACTAGAGCAGCCAGCAAGCAACTAAGAAGGAATCAATGCGGTGCCAGAGGAGCCACAGCGACAACAACACGACCAGGCAGGGCGTCCTCCACAGTCAGAGTCGTGGAGGGTGGAGAGACGGGCGGagcaacgacaacgacaacgccaacgccaacgaCCACATTGCGACCAGCTGAGGACATCAAAATCAAGGATAACTATCAACAAAATCATAAAACGAAAACGCAaacgcagacgcagacgcaaaccgaaacaacaacagaaattgtcgtcgaaacgcaaacagaaacagcaaacGCCAAACATCTAAAAGCGGGAACTCGAGTGCTTTTAACgatacaacagcaacaacagcaacaacagcagcagccccagaAGAACAACAAGAACCCCAGTCAAGTGGCGCACAAGGACAAAGAAGAggacgacgaggacgaggacgacgaGTTGGCGACGACACACGGGACGACCATTGTCGTCGatagagcagcagcagcagcagcagcagcagcggcagcggcagcaggaaTCGATATTGAGGCAACAACGAAGCAAAACCAAACACTCTGCCCCAATTGCTTAGGCCACAGCCCAGAGATAAGCAGAGAACGAGATCGCGATCGCGATGAGCAGCAGCTGCATCGTCAAAATCGTCGCCGGAGACGGCTACATCCGGATGCGGATGCGACGGCAGTTTGGGGCCGGATTCGGCCAGGCCTTGGCTCCACCGCAGTGGTTGCTGCCACGCTGGCTGGCATTTCAACGCTCTCCCTGCACGAGATGCTGCTGCATGCGAGAGCTGCCCTAGCGACCTCGCTGCAGTGGCAGGTGGAGCAGGGGCAGGACGACCACGAgctgcaggagcaggagctggaaGGGGAGGATCCACGCAAGCAACCACTAGCCTACCAGCCGTGGCGGGACACATATGCATCCTCCGGCATTCTGCCCGCCACAATGTCAGCCGCAATCATAGCCAATGTCAGTGCAACGGCCGCCGCCACATCGGCGGCCGCCTACCAGTATCTGGGGCAGCACTACAAGCACTATAGCCAATCGTTCAGCTTCTATGCCGCCTCCAGTGTCATCCTGATGCTCTGCTATCTGACCAGCACATCCACGGCCGCTGCCACACAGTCGGAGACGGGTGCCCTCGACAAGCATCCCAT TCATGGCATCGATTGGTCGAA ATTCGACGAGTCCAGTTCGGATAAGGAGATATTAGATTTACTGCTTGAGAAGAAGCGCTACGACAAACGATTACTGCCGCCTGTAAATG GCACCCTGACGGTCAACGTGAATGTGCTGCTCCTGAGCTTAGCATCACCCGATGAAAGCAGCTTG AAATATGAGGTGGAATTCCTATTGAACCAGCAGTGGAACGATCCACGACTGCAATATGGCAATAAGTCTCATTATGACTTCTTAAATGCTCTGCATCATCATGATAGCATCTGGACGCCGGATACGTATTTCATTATGCATGGCGATTTCAAGGATCCCATCATACCAATGCATTTCGCTTTAAGAATATTTCGGAACGGGACCATTACGTACGCAATGAG ACGACATCTGATTTTATCCTGTCAGGGCAGCCTACACATATTTCCATTCGATGATCCCAAGTGCTCCTTCTCCATGGAAAGCA TTTCTTACGAGGAGTCACAGATCAAGTATGTTTGGAAAAACGATGAGGATACTCTGCGGAAAAGTCCATCGCTGACCACATTGAATGCGTACTTGATTAAGAATCAAACAACGCCCTGCGATCAGAACAGCTGGAGAG GGAACTACAGCTGTCTTAGGGTCGATTTAATTTTTACCAGAGATCGTGCATTCTATTTCACCACCGTTTTTATACCTGGCATTATATTGGTGACGTCGTCCTTTATAACATTCTGGCTAGAATGGAATGCCGTGCCAGCTAGATCGATGATAG GTAATTACAGTTGCCTACAGGTCGAGTTGACATTTACCCGTGATCGTGCGTATTATTTCACAACCGTTTTCATACCTGGCATTATATTGGTCACCTCGTCGTTTATCACATTTTGGCTGGAATGGAATGCAGTCCCAGCCCGGGTTATGATCG GCGTGACAACCATGTTGAATTTCTTCACTACCTCCAACGGTTTCCGGAGCACTCTGCCGGTCGTCTCCAATCTAACGGCGATGAACGTCTGGGACGGGGTCTGCATGTGCTTCATCTACGCCTCCTTGCTGGAGTTCGTGTGCGTCAATTATGTGGGCCGCAAGCGGCCGCTGCACAACGTCGTCTATCGGCCGGGCGAGAATCCCGTAACACAg CGTCTTCCAGCAGTACTAAGCAGGATCGGAGTAATTCTTGCAAGTCCTTTG GATATAATCGATCGAGAATTTCATGCTGCTTTGTCCTCCGAAAAGGCCAGCGCCGCAGCCACACCGGGCATGTCGATGGCGGGCACCCCGGCTGCCGGCTCCTCGTCGGCGGCCACGCCCGGCACGCCGCGCACTGTGGAGGCTGTGGAGGAGTTCTTCGGCGGCGGCATGCGCTGGCAGGAGGCGCATGGCGGCATCATTGGGGCGGCAGTGCAAAACATACGCGCTCGATCCATCAAGCGGAAGGCGGCTAGGAgtccatccacatccacatcgcCAACGGCCGCCACTGGTGGGGGTGGAGTGACCATCGAGCATATCTATGAGGAGCCTGGTGGAGCCAGTGGCACAGCTAGCTCTACTAAGGTCAAGTTCAAGGATGAGCAGCAGGAGGATcagaaggaggagcaggagagcACCACATCCTCGCTGCGTCGGTCGGTGGCCACCAGCACCCCGGCTCTGGTGGTGCGCATCGAGGCGGAGACTGAggcggagcagcagcagcaggggcaggaaCAGGATATGGaaatgttgcagttgccgcaGAAGCCACCACGCAAGAAGCCATCCCGCTCCAATTCCCCAGCCTCGGTTTATGGCGAATGCGGTGGCATGATGGAAACT ccc GGCGAGAAGAGGCGCGATGCTGGCGCTCCGAATGAGATTGTGGCCTGCACCACCTGCGGCGGCAGCAACAGTCCGTGCACCCATTCTGCAAACAATGGATGTGCCACAGAG ACATGCTTCGTCCAGGTGCGCAAAAAGGAGCCACCGCATCCGATACGAGTGGCCAAGACAATCGATGTCATCGCTAGAATTACATTTCCAACTGCTTATGCCATTTTTCTGGTATTCTTCTTTGTACACTACAAAGGATTCTCGTAA